One part of the Salmo salar chromosome ssa10, Ssal_v3.1, whole genome shotgun sequence genome encodes these proteins:
- the tpm1 gene encoding tropomyosin alpha-1 chain isoform X5: MDAIKKKMQMLKLDKENALDRAEGAEGDKKAAEDKSKQLEDDLVALQKKLKGTEDELDKYSESLKDAQEKLEVAEKTATDAEADVASLNRRIQLVEEELDRAQERLATALTKLEEAEKAADESERGMKVIENRASKDEEKMELQDIQLKEAKHIAEEADRKYEEVARKLVIIESDLERTEERAELSEGRIRRAEDELRVLEQSLKSLTASEAKVLQTNKVFCQVYLYRLLCTTSSCHVHSLC; this comes from the exons ATGGATGCCATCAAGAAGAAGATGCAGATGCTCAAGCTCGACAAGGAGAATGCCTTGGACAGAGCTGAGGGAGCCGAGGGAGACAAGAAGGCAGCAGAGGACAAGAGCAAACAG CTCGAGGATGACTTGGTAGCTCTGCAGAAGAAGCTGAAGGGAACAGAGGATGAGTTGGACAAGTACTCTGAGTCTCTTAAGGATGCACAGGAGAAACTTGAGGTGGCTGAGAAGACAGCCACGGAC gCTGAGGCCGATGTCGCTTCCCTTAACAGACGTATCCAGCTAGTTGAGGAGGAGTTGGATCGTGCTCAGGAGCGTCTGGCAACTGCCCTGACCAAGCTGGAGGAGGCTGAGAAGGCGGCTGATGAGTCTGAGAG AGGCATGAAGGTCATTGAGAACAGGGCCTCCAAGGATGAGGAGAAGATGGAGCTGCAGGATATCCAGCTGAAGGAGGCCAAGCACATCGCTGAGGAGGCCGACCGCAAATACGAGGAG GTTGCCCGTAAGCTGGTCATCATTGAGAGTGATCTGGAACGTACAGAGGAGCGCGCTGAGCTTTCAGAAGG ACGGATTCGAAGAGCGGAGGACGAGCTAAGAGTTTTGGAACAAAGCTTAAAATCACTCACAGCTTCCGAGGCAAAGGTACTGCAGACTAACAAAGTATTCTGTCAGGTCTATCTTTACAGACTTTTATGTACGACTTCCTCTTGTCACGTTCATTCACTCTGCTGA
- the tpm1 gene encoding tropomyosin alpha-1 chain isoform X2, which yields MDAIKKKMQMLKLDKENALDRAEGAEGDKKAAEDKSKQLEDEISELEKKLRITEDERDKVLDEFQAAEEKLLNAEEVATKAEADVASLNRRIQLVEEELDRAQERLATALTKLEEAEKAADESERGMKVIENRASKDEEKMELQDIQLKEAKHIAEEADRKYEEVARKLVIIESDLERTEERAELSEGKCSELEEELKTVTNNLKSLEAQAEKYSQKEDKYEEEIKVLTDKLKEAETRAEFAERSVAKLEKTIDDLEDELYAQKLKYKAISEELDNALNDMTSI from the exons ATGGATGCCATCAAGAAGAAGATGCAGATGCTCAAGCTCGACAAGGAGAATGCCTTGGACAGAGCTGAGGGAGCCGAGGGAGACAAGAAGGCAGCAGAGGACAAGAGCAAACAG TTAGAGGATGAAATAAGTGAGTTGGAAAAGAAATTACGGATCACCGAAGATGAACGTGATAAAGTGCTTGATGAGTTCCAAGCCGCCGAGGAAAAGTTGCTGAACGCCGAGGAGGTGGCCACCAAG gCTGAGGCCGATGTCGCTTCCCTTAACAGACGTATCCAGCTAGTTGAGGAGGAGTTGGATCGTGCTCAGGAGCGTCTGGCAACTGCCCTGACCAAGCTGGAGGAGGCTGAGAAGGCGGCTGATGAGTCTGAGAG AGGCATGAAGGTCATTGAGAACAGGGCCTCCAAGGATGAGGAGAAGATGGAGCTGCAGGATATCCAGCTGAAGGAGGCCAAGCACATCGCTGAGGAGGCCGACCGCAAATACGAGGAG GTTGCCCGTAAGCTGGTCATCATTGAGAGTGATCTGGAACGTACAGAGGAGCGCGCTGAGCTTTCAGAAGG CAAATGCTCTGAGCTTGAGGAAGAGTTGAAAACTGTGACCAACAACCTGAAGTCACTGGAGGCCCAGGCTGAGAAG TACTCACAGAAGGAGGACAAGTACGAGGAGGAGATCAAGGTCCTCACCGACAAGCTGAAGGAG GCTGAGACTCGTGCTGAGTTTGCTGAAAGATCAGTAGCCAAACTTGAGAAGACCATCGACGACTTGGAAG ATGAGTTGTATGCCCAGAAACTGAAGTACAAGGCCATCAGCGAGGAGCTGGACAACGCCCTCAACGACATGACTTCTAT ATAA
- the lactb gene encoding serine beta-lactamase-like protein LACTB, mitochondrial isoform X1 produces the protein MSRLFYSPFKRFCDKCKDCPAVTLRCYSSLFTPTRCPQLSKQQTFVVLQQQQRKCFRPSRLITSRFYSRSKFWIGGIGAGIVLALGLKYHTDIAELSCEEDFQHTGRYGAAIQVSRDLVQRIKVQDEVGAPGLVVGVSVDGSQVWCEGLGYADLENRVPCGPETVLRIASISKPLTTAAAARLWEEGKLDLDAPVQKYVPEFPKKQFEGEDVTITPRLILSHLSGIRHYEKDAKKVREDREKAKRPLKLPGKEEKSLSENNPKTEDSSTNSKENKQAQKKKEFEQEEYYLKDSFESVILALDLFKDNTLVFKPGTTFLYSTHAFTLLSAVVERAAGQRFLDHMMKMFRELGMLNTVPDENDPIIYNRSRFYHFNKKGRIVNCPYVDNSYKWAGGGFLSTVGDLLLFGNALLFSYQVANLKDCTDLLPGFLKPETAQALWAPVDKTEASWDKDGLYAQGWLVVENEQKYGQCRSRRHYVSHTGGAVGASSVLLVLPSETVQQPEGLTTALPQGIVVTIITNMQSVGLNSTALKIAHEFDKARG, from the exons ATGTCGCGGTTATTTTATTCGCCATTCAAGCGTTTTTGTGACAAGTGTAAAGATTGTCCTGCAGTGACCTTGCGCTGCtattcctctttgtttactcCAACTCGGTGCCCCCAGCTGTCAAAACAACAGACATTTGTCGTGTTACAACAGCAGCAGAGAAAATGTTTCAGACCTTCACGTCTAATAACTTCTCGGTTTTACTCAAGGTCAAAGTTTTGGATTGGGGGAATAGGTGCGGGCATTGTTTTAGCTTTGGGATTGAAATATCACACTGACATAGCTGAGCTCTCATGTGAAGAGGACTTCCAACATACTGGAAGATATGGTGCTGCCATTCAAGTTAGCAGAGACCTTGTTCAGCGGATAAAGGTACAG GATGAGGTTGGGGCTCCAGGGCTGGTGGTCGGTGTGTCTGTGGATGGCTCTCAAGTCTGGTGTGAAG GACTTGGCTATGCTGACTTGGAGAACCGTGTGCCCTGTGGACCAGAGACGGTGCTGAGGATTGCCAGCATCAGTAAACCCCTAactacagcagcagcagcccgCCTGTGGGAGGAGGGGAAGCTTGACCTTGATGCCCCTGTCCAGAAATACGTCCCTGAGTTCCCCAAAAAACAGTTTGAGGGAGAAGAT GTGACAATAACTCCACGGTTGATTCTCTCTCATCTGAGTGGCATACGGCACTACGAGAAGGATGCCAAGAAAGtaagggaggacagggagaaggcCAAACGACCTTTAAAACTGCCTGGTAAAGAGGAAAAGAGCTTGTCTGAAAACAACCCCAAGACCGAGGACAGCAGCACCAATAGCAAGGAAAACAAACAGGCTCAGAAGAAAAAAGAGTTTGAGCAAGAAGAGTACTACCTGAAAGACAGCTTTGAAAGTGTCATTCTTGCCTTGGACCTGTTCAAAGACAACACTCTCGTTTTCAAACCTG GCACCACCTTCCTGTACTCAACCCACGCCTTCACCCTCCTCAGTGCCGTGGTGGAGAGAGCTGCTGGCCAGCGCTTCCTGGATCACATGATGAAGATGTTCAGGGAGCTGGGCATGCTCAACACTGTGCCAGATGAGAATGACCCCATTATCTATAACCGCTCAAG GTTTTATCATTTCAATAAGAAAGGACGCATAGTAAACTGCCCTTACGTGGATAACTCCTATAAGTGGGCAGGAGGTGGCTTTCTCTCCACTGTGGGAGACCTGCTCCTGTTTGGGAATGCTCTGCTCTTCAGCTACCAAGTGGCCAACCTGAAGGACTGCACAGACCTCCTGCCTGGCTTCCTCAAACCAGAGACAGCCCAGGCTCTGTGGGCCCCTGTGGACAAGACAGAGGCCTCCTGGGATAAGGATGGGCTGTATGCACAGGGCTGGCTGGTGGTGGAGAATGAGCAGAAGTATGGCCAGTGCAGGAGCCGCAGGCATTATGTCTCACACACAGGGGGCGCCGTGGGGGCCAGCAGTGTCCTGCTGGTTTTGCCCAGCGAGACAGTCCAGCAGCCCGAAGGACTGACTACAGCCCTACCTCAGGGAATAGTGGTGACCATCATCACTAACATGCAGTCTGTGGGACTCAACAGCACAGCACTGAAAATCGCCCACGAGTTTGACAAAGCCAGAGGCTAA
- the tpm1 gene encoding tropomyosin alpha-1 chain isoform X3 encodes MDAIKKKMQMLKLDKENALDRAEGAEGDKKAAEDKSKQLEDEISELEKKLRITEDERDKVLDEFQAAEEKLLNAEEVATKAEADVASLNRRIQLVEEELDRAQERLATALTKLEEAEKAADESERGMKVIENRASKDEEKMELQDIQLKEAKHIAEEADRKYEEVARKLVIIESDLERTEERAELSEGKCSELEEELKTVTNNLKSLEAQAEKYSQKEDKYEEEIKVLTDKLKEAETRAEFAERSVAKLEKTIDDLEEKLAHAKEENLDMHQMLDQTLMELNNM; translated from the exons ATGGATGCCATCAAGAAGAAGATGCAGATGCTCAAGCTCGACAAGGAGAATGCCTTGGACAGAGCTGAGGGAGCCGAGGGAGACAAGAAGGCAGCAGAGGACAAGAGCAAACAG TTAGAGGATGAAATAAGTGAGTTGGAAAAGAAATTACGGATCACCGAAGATGAACGTGATAAAGTGCTTGATGAGTTCCAAGCCGCCGAGGAAAAGTTGCTGAACGCCGAGGAGGTGGCCACCAAG gCTGAGGCCGATGTCGCTTCCCTTAACAGACGTATCCAGCTAGTTGAGGAGGAGTTGGATCGTGCTCAGGAGCGTCTGGCAACTGCCCTGACCAAGCTGGAGGAGGCTGAGAAGGCGGCTGATGAGTCTGAGAG AGGCATGAAGGTCATTGAGAACAGGGCCTCCAAGGATGAGGAGAAGATGGAGCTGCAGGATATCCAGCTGAAGGAGGCCAAGCACATCGCTGAGGAGGCCGACCGCAAATACGAGGAG GTTGCCCGTAAGCTGGTCATCATTGAGAGTGATCTGGAACGTACAGAGGAGCGCGCTGAGCTTTCAGAAGG CAAATGCTCTGAGCTTGAGGAAGAGTTGAAAACTGTGACCAACAACCTGAAGTCACTGGAGGCCCAGGCTGAGAAG TACTCACAGAAGGAGGACAAGTACGAGGAGGAGATCAAGGTCCTCACCGACAAGCTGAAGGAG GCTGAGACTCGTGCTGAGTTTGCTGAAAGATCAGTAGCCAAACTTGAGAAGACCATCGACGACTTGGAAG AGAAACTGGCACATGCTAAAGAAGAGAACCTCGATATGCACCAGATGCTGGATCAGACTCTAATGGAACTAAATAACATGTGA
- the tpm1 gene encoding tropomyosin alpha-1 chain isoform X6 yields MDAIKKKMQMLKLDKENALDRAEGAEGDKKAAEDKSKQLEDEISELEKKLRITEDERDKVLDEFQAAEEKLLNAEEVATKLEDDLVALQKKLKGTEDELDKYSESLKDAQEKLEVAEKTATDAEADVASLNRRIQLVEEELDRAQERLATALTKLEEAEKAADESERGMKVIENRASKDEEKMELQDIQLKEAKHIAEEADRKYEEVARKLVIIESDLERTEERAELSEGKCSELEEELKTVTNNLKSLEAQAEKYSQKEDKYEEEIKVLTDKLKEAETRAEFAERSVAKLEKTIDDLEEKLAHAKEENLDMHQMLDQTLMELNNM; encoded by the exons ATGGATGCCATCAAGAAGAAGATGCAGATGCTCAAGCTCGACAAGGAGAATGCCTTGGACAGAGCTGAGGGAGCCGAGGGAGACAAGAAGGCAGCAGAGGACAAGAGCAAACAG TTAGAGGATGAAATAAGTGAGTTGGAAAAGAAATTACGGATCACCGAAGATGAACGTGATAAAGTGCTTGATGAGTTCCAAGCCGCCGAGGAAAAGTTGCTGAACGCCGAGGAGGTGGCCACCAAG CTCGAGGATGACTTGGTAGCTCTGCAGAAGAAGCTGAAGGGAACAGAGGATGAGTTGGACAAGTACTCTGAGTCTCTTAAGGATGCACAGGAGAAACTTGAGGTGGCTGAGAAGACAGCCACGGAC gCTGAGGCCGATGTCGCTTCCCTTAACAGACGTATCCAGCTAGTTGAGGAGGAGTTGGATCGTGCTCAGGAGCGTCTGGCAACTGCCCTGACCAAGCTGGAGGAGGCTGAGAAGGCGGCTGATGAGTCTGAGAG AGGCATGAAGGTCATTGAGAACAGGGCCTCCAAGGATGAGGAGAAGATGGAGCTGCAGGATATCCAGCTGAAGGAGGCCAAGCACATCGCTGAGGAGGCCGACCGCAAATACGAGGAG GTTGCCCGTAAGCTGGTCATCATTGAGAGTGATCTGGAACGTACAGAGGAGCGCGCTGAGCTTTCAGAAGG CAAATGCTCTGAGCTTGAGGAAGAGTTGAAAACTGTGACCAACAACCTGAAGTCACTGGAGGCCCAGGCTGAGAAG TACTCACAGAAGGAGGACAAGTACGAGGAGGAGATCAAGGTCCTCACCGACAAGCTGAAGGAG GCTGAGACTCGTGCTGAGTTTGCTGAAAGATCAGTAGCCAAACTTGAGAAGACCATCGACGACTTGGAAG AGAAACTGGCACATGCTAAAGAAGAGAACCTCGATATGCACCAGATGCTGGATCAGACTCTAATGGAACTAAATAACATGTGA
- the LOC100195785 gene encoding Pro-neuregulin-4, membrane-bound isoform produces MMADHGDPCNELEVSYCMNGGKCFKIYFMDTLTCLCSENYKGSRCEQYQLFTTAHDAGETGLIAAVVIVVLFILVVLVVVIYYTCKVWKAKPKNQQKSSEQQYWRVEPRV; encoded by the exons ATGATGGCAG ACCATGGTGACCCATGCAACGAGTTAGAGGTTTCTTACTGTATGAATGGAGGAAAATGCTTTAAAATTTATTTTATGGATACGCTTACTTGTCT CTGCAGTGAGAACTACAAAGGCAGTCGTTGTGAGCAGTACCAGCTGTTCACCACTGCACATGATGCAGGGGAGACAGGACTGATCGCTGCTGTGGTCATCGTTGTCCTTTTTATTCTAGTCGTGTTGGTAGTAGTAATCTACTACACCTGCAA GGTATGGAAGGCCAAACCAAAGAACCAGCAGAAAAGCAGTGAACAACAGTATTGGAGAGTAGAGCCCAGAGTATGA
- the tpm1 gene encoding tropomyosin alpha-1 chain — protein MDAIKKKMQMLKLDKENALDRAEGAEGDKKAAEDKSKQLEDDLVALQKKLKGTEDELDKYSESLKDAQEKLEVAEKTATDAEADVASLNRRIQLVEEELDRAQERLATALTKLEEAEKAADESERGMKVIENRASKDEEKMELQDIQLKEAKHIAEEADRKYEEVARKLVIIESDLERTEERAELSEGKCSELEEELKTVTNNLKSLEAQAEKYSQKEDKYEEEIKVLTDKLKEAETRAEFAERSVAKLEKTIDDLEDELYAQKLKYKAISEELDNALNDMTSI, from the exons ATGGATGCCATCAAGAAGAAGATGCAGATGCTCAAGCTCGACAAGGAGAATGCCTTGGACAGAGCTGAGGGAGCCGAGGGAGACAAGAAGGCAGCAGAGGACAAGAGCAAACAG CTCGAGGATGACTTGGTAGCTCTGCAGAAGAAGCTGAAGGGAACAGAGGATGAGTTGGACAAGTACTCTGAGTCTCTTAAGGATGCACAGGAGAAACTTGAGGTGGCTGAGAAGACAGCCACGGAC gCTGAGGCCGATGTCGCTTCCCTTAACAGACGTATCCAGCTAGTTGAGGAGGAGTTGGATCGTGCTCAGGAGCGTCTGGCAACTGCCCTGACCAAGCTGGAGGAGGCTGAGAAGGCGGCTGATGAGTCTGAGAG AGGCATGAAGGTCATTGAGAACAGGGCCTCCAAGGATGAGGAGAAGATGGAGCTGCAGGATATCCAGCTGAAGGAGGCCAAGCACATCGCTGAGGAGGCCGACCGCAAATACGAGGAG GTTGCCCGTAAGCTGGTCATCATTGAGAGTGATCTGGAACGTACAGAGGAGCGCGCTGAGCTTTCAGAAGG CAAATGCTCTGAGCTTGAGGAAGAGTTGAAAACTGTGACCAACAACCTGAAGTCACTGGAGGCCCAGGCTGAGAAG TACTCACAGAAGGAGGACAAGTACGAGGAGGAGATCAAGGTCCTCACCGACAAGCTGAAGGAG GCTGAGACTCGTGCTGAGTTTGCTGAAAGATCAGTAGCCAAACTTGAGAAGACCATCGACGACTTGGAAG ATGAGTTGTATGCCCAGAAACTGAAGTACAAGGCCATCAGCGAGGAGCTGGACAACGCCCTCAACGACATGACTTCTAT ATAA
- the lactb gene encoding serine beta-lactamase-like protein LACTB, mitochondrial isoform X2, with protein sequence MSRLFYSPFKRFCDKCKDCPAVTLRCYSSLFTPTRCPQLSKQQTFVVLQQQQRKCFRPSRLITSRFYSRSKFWIGGIGAGIVLALGLKYHTDIAELSCEEDFQHTGRYGAAIQVSRDLVQRIKDEVGAPGLVVGVSVDGSQVWCEGLGYADLENRVPCGPETVLRIASISKPLTTAAAARLWEEGKLDLDAPVQKYVPEFPKKQFEGEDVTITPRLILSHLSGIRHYEKDAKKVREDREKAKRPLKLPGKEEKSLSENNPKTEDSSTNSKENKQAQKKKEFEQEEYYLKDSFESVILALDLFKDNTLVFKPGTTFLYSTHAFTLLSAVVERAAGQRFLDHMMKMFRELGMLNTVPDENDPIIYNRSRFYHFNKKGRIVNCPYVDNSYKWAGGGFLSTVGDLLLFGNALLFSYQVANLKDCTDLLPGFLKPETAQALWAPVDKTEASWDKDGLYAQGWLVVENEQKYGQCRSRRHYVSHTGGAVGASSVLLVLPSETVQQPEGLTTALPQGIVVTIITNMQSVGLNSTALKIAHEFDKARG encoded by the exons ATGTCGCGGTTATTTTATTCGCCATTCAAGCGTTTTTGTGACAAGTGTAAAGATTGTCCTGCAGTGACCTTGCGCTGCtattcctctttgtttactcCAACTCGGTGCCCCCAGCTGTCAAAACAACAGACATTTGTCGTGTTACAACAGCAGCAGAGAAAATGTTTCAGACCTTCACGTCTAATAACTTCTCGGTTTTACTCAAGGTCAAAGTTTTGGATTGGGGGAATAGGTGCGGGCATTGTTTTAGCTTTGGGATTGAAATATCACACTGACATAGCTGAGCTCTCATGTGAAGAGGACTTCCAACATACTGGAAGATATGGTGCTGCCATTCAAGTTAGCAGAGACCTTGTTCAGCGGATAAAG GATGAGGTTGGGGCTCCAGGGCTGGTGGTCGGTGTGTCTGTGGATGGCTCTCAAGTCTGGTGTGAAG GACTTGGCTATGCTGACTTGGAGAACCGTGTGCCCTGTGGACCAGAGACGGTGCTGAGGATTGCCAGCATCAGTAAACCCCTAactacagcagcagcagcccgCCTGTGGGAGGAGGGGAAGCTTGACCTTGATGCCCCTGTCCAGAAATACGTCCCTGAGTTCCCCAAAAAACAGTTTGAGGGAGAAGAT GTGACAATAACTCCACGGTTGATTCTCTCTCATCTGAGTGGCATACGGCACTACGAGAAGGATGCCAAGAAAGtaagggaggacagggagaaggcCAAACGACCTTTAAAACTGCCTGGTAAAGAGGAAAAGAGCTTGTCTGAAAACAACCCCAAGACCGAGGACAGCAGCACCAATAGCAAGGAAAACAAACAGGCTCAGAAGAAAAAAGAGTTTGAGCAAGAAGAGTACTACCTGAAAGACAGCTTTGAAAGTGTCATTCTTGCCTTGGACCTGTTCAAAGACAACACTCTCGTTTTCAAACCTG GCACCACCTTCCTGTACTCAACCCACGCCTTCACCCTCCTCAGTGCCGTGGTGGAGAGAGCTGCTGGCCAGCGCTTCCTGGATCACATGATGAAGATGTTCAGGGAGCTGGGCATGCTCAACACTGTGCCAGATGAGAATGACCCCATTATCTATAACCGCTCAAG GTTTTATCATTTCAATAAGAAAGGACGCATAGTAAACTGCCCTTACGTGGATAACTCCTATAAGTGGGCAGGAGGTGGCTTTCTCTCCACTGTGGGAGACCTGCTCCTGTTTGGGAATGCTCTGCTCTTCAGCTACCAAGTGGCCAACCTGAAGGACTGCACAGACCTCCTGCCTGGCTTCCTCAAACCAGAGACAGCCCAGGCTCTGTGGGCCCCTGTGGACAAGACAGAGGCCTCCTGGGATAAGGATGGGCTGTATGCACAGGGCTGGCTGGTGGTGGAGAATGAGCAGAAGTATGGCCAGTGCAGGAGCCGCAGGCATTATGTCTCACACACAGGGGGCGCCGTGGGGGCCAGCAGTGTCCTGCTGGTTTTGCCCAGCGAGACAGTCCAGCAGCCCGAAGGACTGACTACAGCCCTACCTCAGGGAATAGTGGTGACCATCATCACTAACATGCAGTCTGTGGGACTCAACAGCACAGCACTGAAAATCGCCCACGAGTTTGACAAAGCCAGAGGCTAA
- the tpm1 gene encoding tropomyosin alpha-1 chain isoform X4, which yields MDAIKKKMQMLKLDKENALDRAEGAEGDKKAAEDKSKQLEDEISELEKKLRITEDERDKVLDEFQAAEEKLLNAEEVATKAEADVASLNRRIQLVEEELDRAQERLATALTKLEEAEKAADESERGMKVIENRASKDEEKMELQDIQLKEAKHIAEEADRKYEEVARKLVIIESDLERTEERAELSEGKCSELEEELKTVTNNLKSLEAQAEKYSQKEDKYEEEIKVLTDKLKEAETRAEFAERSVAKLEKTIDDLEDELYAQKLKYKAISEELDNALNDMTSM from the exons ATGGATGCCATCAAGAAGAAGATGCAGATGCTCAAGCTCGACAAGGAGAATGCCTTGGACAGAGCTGAGGGAGCCGAGGGAGACAAGAAGGCAGCAGAGGACAAGAGCAAACAG TTAGAGGATGAAATAAGTGAGTTGGAAAAGAAATTACGGATCACCGAAGATGAACGTGATAAAGTGCTTGATGAGTTCCAAGCCGCCGAGGAAAAGTTGCTGAACGCCGAGGAGGTGGCCACCAAG gCTGAGGCCGATGTCGCTTCCCTTAACAGACGTATCCAGCTAGTTGAGGAGGAGTTGGATCGTGCTCAGGAGCGTCTGGCAACTGCCCTGACCAAGCTGGAGGAGGCTGAGAAGGCGGCTGATGAGTCTGAGAG AGGCATGAAGGTCATTGAGAACAGGGCCTCCAAGGATGAGGAGAAGATGGAGCTGCAGGATATCCAGCTGAAGGAGGCCAAGCACATCGCTGAGGAGGCCGACCGCAAATACGAGGAG GTTGCCCGTAAGCTGGTCATCATTGAGAGTGATCTGGAACGTACAGAGGAGCGCGCTGAGCTTTCAGAAGG CAAATGCTCTGAGCTTGAGGAAGAGTTGAAAACTGTGACCAACAACCTGAAGTCACTGGAGGCCCAGGCTGAGAAG TACTCACAGAAGGAGGACAAGTACGAGGAGGAGATCAAGGTCCTCACCGACAAGCTGAAGGAG GCTGAGACTCGTGCTGAGTTTGCTGAAAGATCAGTAGCCAAACTTGAGAAGACCATCGACGACTTGGAAG ATGAGTTGTATGCCCAGAAACTGAAGTACAAGGCCATCAGCGAGGAGCTGGACAACGCCCTCAACGACATGACTTCTATGTAA
- the tpm1 gene encoding tropomyosin alpha-1 chain isoform X1: protein MDAIKKKMQMLKLDKENALDRAEGAEGDKKAAEDKSKQLEDDLVALQKKLKGTEDELDKYSESLKDAQEKLEVAEKTATDAEADVASLNRRIQLVEEELDRAQERLATALTKLEEAEKAADESERGMKVIENRASKDEEKMELQDIQLKEAKHIAEEADRKYEEVARKLVIIESDLERTEERAELSEGKCSELEEELKTVTNNLKSLEAQAEKYSQKEDKYEEEIKVLTDKLKEAETRAEFAERSVAKLEKTIDDLEEKLAHAKEENLDMHQMLDQTLMELNNM, encoded by the exons ATGGATGCCATCAAGAAGAAGATGCAGATGCTCAAGCTCGACAAGGAGAATGCCTTGGACAGAGCTGAGGGAGCCGAGGGAGACAAGAAGGCAGCAGAGGACAAGAGCAAACAG CTCGAGGATGACTTGGTAGCTCTGCAGAAGAAGCTGAAGGGAACAGAGGATGAGTTGGACAAGTACTCTGAGTCTCTTAAGGATGCACAGGAGAAACTTGAGGTGGCTGAGAAGACAGCCACGGAC gCTGAGGCCGATGTCGCTTCCCTTAACAGACGTATCCAGCTAGTTGAGGAGGAGTTGGATCGTGCTCAGGAGCGTCTGGCAACTGCCCTGACCAAGCTGGAGGAGGCTGAGAAGGCGGCTGATGAGTCTGAGAG AGGCATGAAGGTCATTGAGAACAGGGCCTCCAAGGATGAGGAGAAGATGGAGCTGCAGGATATCCAGCTGAAGGAGGCCAAGCACATCGCTGAGGAGGCCGACCGCAAATACGAGGAG GTTGCCCGTAAGCTGGTCATCATTGAGAGTGATCTGGAACGTACAGAGGAGCGCGCTGAGCTTTCAGAAGG CAAATGCTCTGAGCTTGAGGAAGAGTTGAAAACTGTGACCAACAACCTGAAGTCACTGGAGGCCCAGGCTGAGAAG TACTCACAGAAGGAGGACAAGTACGAGGAGGAGATCAAGGTCCTCACCGACAAGCTGAAGGAG GCTGAGACTCGTGCTGAGTTTGCTGAAAGATCAGTAGCCAAACTTGAGAAGACCATCGACGACTTGGAAG AGAAACTGGCACATGCTAAAGAAGAGAACCTCGATATGCACCAGATGCTGGATCAGACTCTAATGGAACTAAATAACATGTGA